One genomic region from Epinephelus fuscoguttatus linkage group LG8, E.fuscoguttatus.final_Chr_v1 encodes:
- the LOC125893254 gene encoding steroid 21-hydroxylase, translating to MAIEISVITVGAVLLVALLLICILGQRDKSLKEDRKGGKSKVVESGLLQYVYQFLPCSSSPSLPGPPSLLLIGNMMELTHDHLPIHLTDLARRYGNIYRLKCGNTTMVVLNSTEVIREALVKKWSDFAGRPVSYTGNIVSGGGHTISLGDYNEEWRAHRRLVHSALQRCCHQSLQEVIERQALHLRQVLMDYQGDAVDLSEDFTVAASNVITTLAFGKEYDKSSLELQQLHSCLNEIVGLWGSSWISALDSFPLLRKLPNPVFSRLLKEVAKRDEIIREHLNTYKSQDKKNEDAITGSLLHGLDKQNTEHGVLLTDVHVHMATVDLLIGGTETAAAWLNWTVAFLLHRPEARNFHLQVQTKVYEELCTVLEGQYPKYSDRHRLPVLCALISEVLRLRPVAPLAVPHRAVRDSSIAGYFIPKNTVIIPNLFGAHHDPAVWSDPYSFKPERFLEGGGGSTRALIPFGGGARLCLGESVAKMELFLFTAYLLRDFKFVLPESEASLPDLRGVASVVLKVKSYAVVALPRPVANP from the exons ATGGCAATAGAAATATCAGTGATCACTGTGGGAGCTGTGTTGCTAGTTGCGCTGCTGTTGATTTGCATTTTGGGTCAGAGAGAcaaatctttaaaagaagaTCGCAAGGGAGGCAAGTCTAAAG TAGTTGAATCTGGACTGCTGCAGTACGTCTATCAGTTCCTTCCctgctcctcttctccttccctCCCAGGTCCTCCCAGTCTCCTCCTCATAGGCAATATGATGGAGCTGACACACGACCATCTGCCAATTCACCTGACTGATCTGGCACGGCGGTACGGAAACATCTACCGCCTGAAATGCGGAAACACAA CCATGGTGGTACTTAACAGTACTGAAGTCATAAGAGAAGCACTGGTGAAAAAATGGTCAGACTTTGCTGGGAGACCAGTTTCATACACAG GTAATATTGTGTCTGGGGGAGGACACACCATCTCTCTGGGGGACTATAATGAGGAGTGGAGGGCACATCGTCGTCTCGTCCACAGTGCTCTGCAGCGTTGCTGCCATCAATCGTTGCAAGAAGTGATTGAGAGACAGGCACTGCATCTGAGACAG GTTTTGATGGACTATCAGGGCGATGCTGTAGATCTCTCAGAGGATTTCACAGTGGCAGCCAGTAATGTCATCACCACTTTGGCTTTTGGGAAAGAA TATGACAAGAGCTctctggagctgcagcagctgcacagcTGTCTGAATGAGATTGTTGGTCTGTGGGGCTCCTCCTGGATTTCTGCTCTGGACTCCTTCCCACTGCTAAGA AAATTACCCAATCCTGTGTTTTCCCGTCTCCTAAAAGAAGTGGCCAAGAGGGATGAAATTATAAGAGAACACCTCAACACTTACAAG tcacaggacaaaaaaaatgagGATGCCATCACAGGATCCCTCCTCCATGGCCTCGACAAACAGAACACAGAACATGGAGTG CTCCTGACAGATGTTCATGTTCACATGGCCACTGTGGACCTCCTCATCGGGGGAACAGAGACTGCTGCAGCCTGGCTGAACTGGACTGTGGCGTTCCTCTTACACAGACCAGAGGCAAGGAAT TTCCATCTTCAGGTGCAGACAAAGGTGTATGAGGAGCTGTGCACAGTGCTTGAGGGACAATACCCCAAGTACAGTGACAGGCACAGACTTCCTGTCCTGTGCGCTCTAATTAGCGAGGTGCTCAGACTCAGGCCTGTTGCCCCGTTGGCGGTGCCGCACAGAGCCGTCAGAGACAGCAG TATTGCAGGTTACTTCATCCCTAAGAACACAGTCATCATTCCTAATCTTTTTGGAGCTCACCATGACCCTGCAGTTTGGTCTGACCCGTACAGCTTCAAACCAG agCGCTTTctggaaggaggaggaggctccACTCGTGCCCTGATCCCTTTCGGAGGGGGGGCTCGGCTCTGCTTGGGGGAGTCTGTCGCCAAAATGGAGCTCTTTCTGTTCACTGCCTACTTGCTGAGAGATTTCAAGTTTGTCCTTCCGGAGAGCGAGGCCTCTCTGCCAGACCTGAGAGGAGTTGCTAGTGTTGTACTAAAGGTCAAGTCCTACGCAGTTGTAGCACTACCAAGACCTGTGGCTAATCCCTGA